A stretch of Nonomuraea africana DNA encodes these proteins:
- a CDS encoding YbaK/EbsC family protein, giving the protein MDVQWVPALDRIDLLAEPVARAVREMEEEVRVAEIDPELADTAAFCERYGVALDASANCVVVAGRRGGEVRYAACMVLATTKADVNGVIRRRLDARKISFAPMDDAVSLTGMEYGGITPLGLPDDWPILVDSRVAAHPEVVIGSGVRRSKLALRGAALAGLKAAEVLDLAN; this is encoded by the coding sequence ATGGACGTGCAATGGGTTCCGGCTCTCGACCGGATCGACCTGCTCGCCGAACCGGTGGCGCGGGCCGTACGTGAGATGGAGGAGGAGGTGCGGGTGGCCGAGATCGATCCCGAGCTGGCCGACACCGCCGCCTTCTGCGAGCGGTACGGCGTGGCGCTCGACGCCTCGGCCAACTGCGTGGTGGTGGCGGGCAGGCGCGGCGGCGAGGTGCGCTATGCCGCCTGCATGGTGCTCGCCACGACGAAGGCCGACGTCAACGGTGTGATCAGGAGACGGCTCGACGCGCGCAAGATCAGCTTCGCCCCCATGGACGACGCGGTCTCGCTCACGGGCATGGAGTACGGCGGCATCACTCCGCTCGGCCTGCCCGACGACTGGCCGATCCTCGTCGACAGCAGGGTGGCGGCGCATCCCGAGGTGGTCATCGGCAGCGGCGTGCGGCGCTCGAAGCTCGCCCTGCGGGGGGCCGCTCTGGCCGGACTGAAGGCCGCGGAGGTCCTCGATCTGGCGAACTGA
- a CDS encoding flavin monoamine oxidase family protein, whose translation MADRGTLTRRGLLVGIGAAGGAGAMYAAMGALGLAPAEQDKAFTPPRTGDFTLTGKGAAKVVILGAGVAGLTVAYELGKAGYDCTLLEASDRIGGRNLTLRGGDRLTELNGAAQDVRFGEGVYFNAGPGRIAPWMVTMDYCRELGVPIETFVNSNASAYVHTEGRTVRNKTARADMYGYVAELLAKATNHRALDRRLTGDDQERLLEFLRRFGDLGPKLTYEGSERRGFTKYPGLDGGTALTGPTSLHDVLVAGVGRAIINDFGYDQATPMFQPVGGMDAIVTRLVEAVGRDRVRTGAKVTRITDQDQGVTVTWEGGELTADYCVATLPPHVLARIPHNLGAPVTAALRTPVPVAAGKIGLEYGRRWWELEDRIYGGVTETDLDITHIWYPSYGYHSERGLLVGYYNSGESAELYGALTPEDRRRRALTQGKKIHGEKYRAELLSSVSIAWERQPHLQGGWARWPAFDSSFTLLQRPSGRVYFAGDWLTHLVAWQAGAMESARSAVTQLHRRVTASA comes from the coding sequence ATGGCTGACAGAGGCACGCTGACCAGGCGGGGACTGCTGGTCGGCATCGGCGCGGCGGGCGGCGCGGGCGCGATGTACGCGGCGATGGGCGCGCTGGGGCTGGCTCCCGCGGAGCAGGACAAGGCGTTCACCCCACCGCGGACGGGCGATTTCACGCTGACGGGGAAGGGCGCCGCGAAGGTCGTCATCCTCGGCGCGGGCGTCGCGGGCCTGACCGTCGCATACGAGCTGGGCAAAGCGGGCTACGACTGCACGCTCCTCGAGGCGAGCGACAGAATCGGCGGGCGCAATCTCACCCTGCGCGGCGGCGACCGGCTCACCGAGCTCAACGGGGCCGCCCAGGACGTGCGCTTCGGCGAGGGCGTCTACTTCAACGCGGGTCCCGGCCGGATCGCGCCGTGGATGGTGACGATGGACTACTGCCGCGAACTCGGTGTCCCCATCGAGACGTTCGTCAACTCCAACGCCTCCGCCTACGTGCACACCGAGGGCCGGACGGTCCGGAACAAGACCGCCCGCGCCGACATGTACGGCTACGTCGCGGAGCTGCTGGCCAAGGCCACCAACCACCGCGCGCTCGACCGCAGGCTCACGGGCGACGACCAGGAGCGCCTCCTGGAGTTCCTGCGCAGGTTCGGAGACCTGGGGCCCAAGCTCACCTACGAGGGGTCGGAGCGCCGCGGTTTCACGAAGTACCCGGGCCTGGACGGTGGGACGGCGCTGACCGGCCCCACGAGCCTGCACGACGTGCTCGTCGCGGGAGTCGGCCGCGCGATCATCAACGACTTCGGCTACGACCAGGCCACCCCGATGTTCCAGCCGGTCGGCGGCATGGACGCGATCGTCACGAGGCTGGTCGAGGCCGTCGGCCGCGACCGCGTCAGGACCGGCGCGAAGGTCACCAGGATCACCGACCAGGACCAGGGCGTCACCGTCACCTGGGAGGGTGGCGAGCTCACCGCCGACTACTGCGTCGCCACGCTGCCCCCGCACGTCCTGGCGAGGATCCCGCACAACCTGGGCGCCCCCGTCACCGCCGCGCTCCGCACCCCGGTCCCGGTCGCCGCCGGCAAGATCGGCCTGGAGTACGGCAGGCGCTGGTGGGAGCTGGAGGACCGCATCTACGGCGGCGTCACCGAGACCGACCTCGACATCACGCACATCTGGTACCCCTCCTACGGCTACCACTCCGAGCGCGGCCTGCTCGTCGGCTACTACAACTCGGGCGAGTCCGCCGAGCTGTACGGCGCGCTCACCCCCGAGGACCGCAGGCGCCGCGCGCTCACCCAGGGCAAGAAGATCCACGGCGAGAAGTACCGCGCGGAGCTGCTGTCGAGCGTCTCGATCGCCTGGGAGCGCCAGCCCCATCTCCAGGGCGGCTGGGCGCGCTGGCCGGCCTTTGATTCGTCCTTCACTCTCCTGCAACGTCCGTCAGGGAGGGTGTACTTCGCGGGCGACTGGCTCACCCATCTGGTCGCCTGGCAGGCGGGCGCCATGGAGTCCGCCAGGAGCGCGGTCACCCAGCTGCATCGACGTGTCACAGCCTCGGCGTAA
- a CDS encoding M55 family metallopeptidase, producing the protein MKVYLSVDMEGVTGLTDPEEMHAGKRGYERGCELMTADANAAIEGAFAAGATSVLVNDAHGSTKNLRIDLLDPRATLIRGPGKSQRMAQGLDASFDAAMFVGYHARAGVQHGVLNHTWMGKEIQNVFLNGAPCGETRLVAACAGFHGVPVALVTGDAAVGEEAAELLGEVETVAVKKGIDKFSAELLPPSVAQATIREAAARALGRLSEFTPYETSRPYTLGVEWNSTAIAAACALVPGVKQTGSREIEFATDDFTEIMALMGLFATIGGQVACGSGPYG; encoded by the coding sequence GTGAAGGTCTACCTGTCCGTTGACATGGAGGGCGTGACCGGGTTGACCGACCCGGAGGAGATGCACGCGGGCAAACGGGGCTACGAGCGCGGCTGCGAGCTCATGACCGCCGACGCCAACGCGGCCATCGAGGGCGCCTTCGCCGCGGGGGCGACCAGCGTGCTGGTCAACGACGCGCACGGGTCGACCAAGAACCTCAGGATCGACCTGCTCGACCCCCGTGCCACGCTGATCCGCGGTCCCGGCAAGTCGCAGCGCATGGCGCAGGGGCTCGACGCCTCGTTCGACGCCGCGATGTTCGTCGGCTACCACGCGAGGGCGGGCGTGCAGCACGGCGTGCTCAACCACACGTGGATGGGCAAGGAGATCCAGAACGTCTTCCTGAACGGGGCGCCCTGCGGGGAGACGCGGCTGGTCGCGGCCTGCGCGGGCTTCCACGGCGTGCCGGTCGCGCTCGTCACGGGGGACGCGGCGGTCGGCGAGGAGGCCGCCGAGCTGCTCGGCGAGGTGGAGACGGTCGCGGTCAAGAAGGGCATCGACAAGTTCTCCGCCGAGTTGCTGCCGCCGTCCGTGGCGCAGGCGACGATTCGTGAGGCGGCGGCTCGGGCGCTCGGCAGGTTGAGCGAGTTCACGCCCTACGAGACGAGCCGGCCGTACACGCTGGGTGTGGAGTGGAACTCCACGGCGATCGCGGCGGCCTGCGCGCTCGTGCCGGGCGTGAAGCAGACGGGGTCTCGGGAGATCGAGTTCGCCACGGACGACTTCACCGAGATCATGGCGCTGATGGGCCTGTTCGCGACCATTGGTGGGCAGGTGGCCTGCGGCAGCGGGCCCTATGGCTGA
- a CDS encoding DUF6395 domain-containing protein, which yields MRVTWKGGELSFRLDPEDEITGTVSDGYPVKLAVNSCEIRGIPSDAHNDLWAVAAWTVVAPWTRRRITFDRPVSHELAAALHDGWGVEAGPVGGPPRTPGPTLAISYSGGADSVAAAAVFPEAPFVHFRRVPHSRVPNRWPHYRSDVLAKLAARTGRDVTTVESDLEFTLAEPRPGYPEHHAVMVGALLHADRLGLGGVGLGYEIGSRWLGGGRYLHRFTPDNPMWAPHGMWGRLFAAAGLRIVLPVGGVSEAMTMKIALNSPLKAQVRWCLRGTSGPCRTCGKCLYKELIQAAVERRPMDTPITADRPVARKWQEPPPYGGQEMIEYGCARVPGIERTPFARAAGYLKATEESTSWLDRCYRPAIEEIPEPWRERAERFMAENVGFMDEAQATRVETWGGVG from the coding sequence GTGCGCGTGACGTGGAAGGGCGGCGAGCTCTCCTTCAGGCTCGACCCCGAGGACGAGATCACCGGCACCGTGTCCGACGGCTACCCCGTCAAACTGGCCGTCAACTCGTGCGAGATCCGGGGCATCCCCTCCGACGCGCACAACGACCTCTGGGCCGTCGCCGCCTGGACGGTCGTCGCCCCCTGGACCAGGAGAAGGATCACCTTCGACCGTCCCGTGTCGCACGAGCTCGCCGCCGCGCTGCACGACGGCTGGGGGGTCGAGGCGGGTCCCGTGGGCGGTCCGCCGCGCACCCCGGGCCCCACGCTGGCGATCTCCTACAGCGGCGGCGCCGACTCGGTGGCCGCCGCGGCGGTCTTCCCAGAGGCGCCGTTCGTGCACTTCAGGCGGGTCCCGCACAGCAGGGTGCCGAACCGCTGGCCGCACTACCGCTCCGACGTCCTGGCCAAGCTGGCCGCGCGGACCGGCCGCGACGTGACCACGGTCGAGTCCGACCTGGAGTTCACGCTGGCCGAGCCGCGTCCCGGCTATCCCGAGCACCACGCGGTCATGGTCGGGGCGCTGCTGCACGCCGACCGGCTGGGTCTCGGCGGGGTGGGTCTCGGGTACGAGATCGGCTCGCGCTGGCTGGGCGGCGGCCGTTATTTGCACCGCTTCACCCCCGACAACCCGATGTGGGCGCCGCACGGGATGTGGGGGCGGCTGTTCGCGGCGGCGGGTCTGCGGATCGTGCTGCCCGTGGGCGGCGTGAGCGAGGCGATGACCATGAAGATCGCGCTGAACTCTCCGCTGAAGGCCCAGGTGCGCTGGTGCCTGCGCGGCACCTCGGGACCCTGCCGCACGTGCGGGAAGTGCCTGTACAAGGAGCTCATCCAGGCCGCGGTCGAGCGGCGTCCGATGGACACGCCGATCACCGCGGACCGTCCCGTGGCGCGCAAGTGGCAGGAGCCTCCGCCGTACGGCGGGCAGGAGATGATCGAGTACGGCTGCGCGAGGGTCCCCGGCATCGAGCGCACGCCGTTCGCCAGGGCGGCCGGGTACCTCAAGGCGACCGAGGAGTCCACCAGCTGGCTCGACCGCTGCTACCGGCCGGCGATCGAGGAGATCCCCGAGCCATGGCGGGAGCGGGCGGAGCGGTTCATGGCGGAGAACGTCGGGTTCATGGACGAGGCACAGGCAACGCGAGTCGAGACGTGGGGTGGCGTGGGGTGA
- a CDS encoding RNA polymerase sigma factor: protein MSGTFRQGDSVTQRDRFEAVYDAYYPAIHQYAARRTDSPEDTADVISETFLTAWRRIDQVPAGERALLWLYGVARRVLANQKRGASRRAVLADRLRDELAADRPGTPADLEYVRTAFDELPERDREILALACWERLTSEQIAKVVGCTAIAARTRLHRARKRLAATLERQPSSTIAMGEA from the coding sequence GTGTCCGGCACCTTTCGGCAAGGAGACTCTGTGACACAGCGAGATCGCTTCGAGGCGGTCTATGACGCGTACTATCCGGCGATACATCAGTACGCCGCACGCCGTACCGACTCCCCCGAGGACACCGCCGACGTCATCTCCGAGACGTTCCTCACCGCCTGGCGGCGTATCGACCAGGTGCCCGCGGGCGAGCGGGCGCTGCTGTGGCTGTACGGCGTGGCCCGCCGCGTGCTGGCCAACCAGAAACGCGGTGCCTCACGCAGGGCCGTGCTCGCCGACCGGCTCCGCGACGAGCTGGCCGCCGACCGGCCGGGCACACCGGCCGACCTGGAGTATGTCCGCACGGCCTTCGACGAGCTACCCGAGAGAGACCGGGAGATCTTGGCACTGGCCTGCTGGGAGAGGCTGACCAGCGAGCAGATCGCCAAGGTTGTGGGATGTACGGCGATCGCCGCCCGAACCCGCCTGCACCGGGCACGCAAACGGCTGGCGGCAACGCTGGAGCGGCAGCCGTCCTCGACGATCGCGATGGGGGAAGCATGA
- a CDS encoding GNAT family N-acetyltransferase, translated as MVDWVRLELHVDTFDEATFEPYLHRAQESGITFTTMAELGDTPAHRRALYDLNRTCSADIPDRGEFYTYEEYVAQRIDVPAFTPEGVALALLDGTWIGMSATSLHPGKGHAFSEMTGVLAPHRGLGLSLALKLLAIRFVRSSGYERLTTVHHPRNASAIAMNHRLGFVPPPNDAAD; from the coding sequence ATGGTCGATTGGGTGCGCCTCGAGCTCCATGTGGACACGTTCGACGAGGCGACCTTCGAGCCCTACCTCCACCGAGCGCAGGAATCAGGGATCACGTTCACGACCATGGCCGAGCTCGGCGACACACCCGCCCATCGGCGCGCCCTCTACGACCTCAACAGAACCTGCTCGGCCGACATCCCCGACAGGGGCGAGTTCTACACCTATGAGGAATACGTCGCCCAACGCATCGACGTGCCCGCCTTCACTCCCGAGGGCGTCGCGCTGGCACTCCTCGACGGAACGTGGATCGGCATGTCCGCGACCTCCCTCCACCCGGGCAAGGGCCACGCGTTCAGCGAGATGACCGGCGTACTCGCACCGCACCGCGGCCTGGGCCTGTCACTGGCGCTGAAACTGCTGGCGATCCGCTTCGTCAGGTCATCCGGTTACGAACGCCTCACCACCGTCCACCACCCCCGCAACGCCTCCGCGATCGCGATGAACCATCGCCTCGGCTTCGTCCCCCCACCCAACGACGCAGCCGACTAG
- a CDS encoding DUF3800 domain-containing protein — translation MFTQKWRTGGDPFAPLSEVPLFAASDNHAGLQIADLLASTLVFPMAASAYCPPATGGPGAGRPPSRGCGGAGLPHTGEPEPRTREARHGRSPCR, via the coding sequence ATCTTTACTCAAAAGTGGAGGACTGGGGGCGATCCCTTCGCCCCTCTTAGCGAGGTGCCCCTGTTCGCAGCCAGCGACAATCACGCTGGCCTCCAAATCGCCGACCTTCTCGCCTCCACCCTGGTGTTTCCCATGGCAGCCTCTGCCTACTGTCCGCCCGCGACCGGGGGTCCGGGGGCCGGCAGGCCCCCGTCAAGGGGGTGTGGGGGAGCTGGGCTCCCCCACACAGGGGAGCCTGAGCCCCGAACGCGCGAAGCGCGCCACGGGCGAAGCCCATGCCGTTGA
- a CDS encoding enoyl-CoA hydratase/isomerase family protein: MGEFARVEVSDQIATIRLDRPKMNALNGQVQREIAECARAVDADQGVHAVVVYGGERVFAAGADIKEMADMSYADMAAHSRTLQDCFTALARVGKPVIAAITGYALGGGCELALCADFRVAGESAKLGQPEIQLGIIPGAGGTQRLPRLIGPARAKDLIFSGRHVTAEEALRLGLVDRVVPDTDVYTEALAWAATFVGGPTVALRAAKQAIDQGLEVDLDTGLEVERLQFSGLFATDDAKIGMHAFTEKAKPKFTGR, from the coding sequence ATGGGTGAGTTTGCACGCGTCGAGGTGTCCGACCAGATCGCCACGATCAGGCTCGATCGTCCGAAGATGAACGCCCTCAACGGGCAGGTCCAGCGCGAGATCGCCGAGTGCGCGCGGGCCGTGGACGCCGACCAGGGCGTTCACGCGGTCGTCGTGTACGGCGGGGAGCGGGTCTTCGCCGCGGGCGCCGACATCAAGGAAATGGCCGACATGTCCTACGCGGACATGGCCGCCCACTCCCGAACCCTTCAGGACTGCTTCACCGCGCTGGCCCGCGTCGGCAAGCCGGTCATCGCCGCGATCACCGGCTACGCGCTGGGCGGCGGCTGCGAGCTGGCCCTCTGCGCGGACTTCAGGGTGGCGGGCGAGAGCGCCAAGCTCGGGCAGCCGGAGATCCAGCTCGGCATCATCCCCGGAGCGGGCGGCACCCAGCGGCTGCCCCGCCTGATCGGCCCCGCCCGTGCCAAGGACCTCATCTTCAGCGGCCGTCACGTCACCGCCGAGGAGGCCCTTCGCCTCGGCCTGGTCGATCGGGTCGTGCCCGACACCGACGTCTACACCGAAGCCCTGGCCTGGGCCGCCACCTTCGTCGGCGGCCCCACGGTCGCGCTGCGCGCCGCCAAGCAGGCGATCGACCAGGGGCTCGAGGTGGACCTGGACACGGGGCTGGAGGTCGAGCGCCTGCAGTTCTCCGGCCTGTTCGCCACGGACGACGCCAAGATCGGCATGCACGCCTTCACGGAGAAGGCCAAACCCAAGTTCACCGGCCGCTAG